In Necator americanus strain Aroian chromosome IV, whole genome shotgun sequence, the following proteins share a genomic window:
- a CDS encoding hypothetical protein (NECATOR_CHRIV.G13875.T2), translated as MMIEDRIRQLPSQLENRQNSSQRDSSSRAEMTISYSGNFCGLLLRWKGSLWRSVWKELLIYLVMYYSIRVFYLIGIDYIFEDDDDRDKYRKKFEALCRMFDGYTKLIPLTFLLGFYVSNVVSRWWRQFECLSWPEDILSMLCTVIHANDETSQRRRHMIARYINLSTALAWRDISKKIRLRFPNVSNFVEAGLLTEKEYEALENINEDCETIRWMAPLHWVQQIMRKEEEENKPTTSLFNNFMTELKLYRQSLRRLFCYDWVCVPLVYTQVAALATYAFFFFALFGRQNLIPEMKAGKEIDLMVGQDLMRPFGLDDDDIELNYILDRNIATSFAIVNRLQLMNLPELEDDHFWKHKEGKIEPLPHTIYSRELAEHRPKLHSYVRVGASEDTNSHSLASCISSDKEKRHINW; from the exons ATGATGATCGAAGATCGTATTCGCCAACTCCCGTCCCAACTCGAAAATCGCCAAAATTCCAGCCAGAGAGACTCTTCTAGTCGTGCTGAGATGACGATCTCATATTCGGGAAACTTTTGTGGATTGCTACTACGATGGAAAGGTTCCCTATGGCGATCTGTTTGGAAAGAGTTGCTCATCTATTTGGTGATGTACTACTCTATTCGAGTGTTCTACCTCATTGGCATTGACTACATATTCGAGGATGACGATGATCGCGACAAATACAG gaaaaaattcgaagcaTTATGTCGAATGTTCGATGGCTACACTAAACTAATTCCGCTCACATTTCTACTCGGTTTCTACGTATCAAACGTCGTGTCGAG ATGGTGGAGACAATTTGAATGTTTATCATGGCCTGAAGATATACTAAGCATGTTGTGTACAGTAATCCATGCAAACGATGAGACAAGTCAACGAAGACGTCACATGATTGCCAGATACATTAATTTGTCCACTGCACTCGCTTG GCGTGATATTTCTAAAAAGATTCGACTTCGATTCCCTAATGTATCGAACTTCGTCGAAGCTGGATTGCTTACAGAAAAGGAGTATGAAGCACTGGAAAACATCAAT GAAGATTGTGAAACAATTCGATGGATGGCTCCGCTTCATTGGGTTCAACAAATCATGCGAAAGGAGGAAGAG GAAAACAAACCAACCACTTCTTTATTCAATAACTTCATGACTGAACTCAAGCTCTATCGACAATCACTGCGAAGATTGTTCTGCTATGATTGGGTCTGCGTCCCACTTGTCTACACACAA gtAGCCGCACTGGCAACGTAcgcattctttttcttcgcgcTATTTGGACGTCAAAATCTTATACCAGAGATGAAAGCCGGGAAGGAAATCGATCTCATG GTAGGACAAGATCTAATGCGTCCGTTCGGTCTGGATGATGACGACATCGAACTGAACTACATCCTAGATCGAAATATTGCCACTTCCTTTGCGATCGTCAACCGTCTTCAACTTATGAATTTGC CAGAACTAGAAGATGATCACTTCTGGAAGCAcaaggaaggaaaaattgaacCGCTACCGCATACTATATACAGCCGAGAACTCGCTGAACATCGCCCCAAATTGCATTCATACGTCAGAGTAGGTGCTTCGGAGGACACGAACTCTCACTCTTTGGCCAGCTGCATCTCAAGTGACAAGGAGAAAAG GCACATCAACTGGTGA
- a CDS encoding hypothetical protein (NECATOR_CHRIV.G13874.T2), which produces MRACDYDTVHDLEHRTLIAYRPSHFSAPIRIQGFPRTEISSSDRSPRLDQLAGGIIEHLLFRQLLTWICHHSL; this is translated from the exons ATGAGAGCATGCGACTACGACACCGTTCACGATTTAGAACACCGAACACTGATAGCGTACAGGCCGAGTCATTTCAGCGCTCCAATTCGCATCCAAGGATTCCCGCGAACCGAAATCTCGTCTTCGGATCGCAGTCCACGTCTTGACCAGCTGGCCGGCGGTATAATAGAG CACCTACTGTTCCGTCAGCTGTTGACATGGATTTGCCATCACAGTTTATGA
- a CDS encoding hypothetical protein (NECATOR_CHRIV.G13875.T1): MTISYSGNFCGLLLRWKGSLWRSVWKELLIYLVMYYSIRVFYLIGIDYIFEDDDDRDKYRKKFEALCRMFDGYTKLIPLTFLLGFYVSNVVSRWWRQFECLSWPEDILSMLCTVIHANDETSQRRRHMIARYINLSTALAWRDISKKIRLRFPNVSNFVEAGLLTEKEYEALENINEDCETIRWMAPLHWVQQIMRKEEEENKPTTSLFNNFMTELKLYRQSLRRLFCYDWVCVPLVYTQVAALATYAFFFFALFGRQNLIPEMKAGKEIDLMVGQDLMRPFGLDDDDIELNYILDRNIATSFAIVNRLQLMNLPELEDDHFWKHKEGKIEPLPHTIYSRELAEHRPKLHSYVRVGASEDTNSHSLASCISSDKEKRHINW; this comes from the exons ATGACGATCTCATATTCGGGAAACTTTTGTGGATTGCTACTACGATGGAAAGGTTCCCTATGGCGATCTGTTTGGAAAGAGTTGCTCATCTATTTGGTGATGTACTACTCTATTCGAGTGTTCTACCTCATTGGCATTGACTACATATTCGAGGATGACGATGATCGCGACAAATACAG gaaaaaattcgaagcaTTATGTCGAATGTTCGATGGCTACACTAAACTAATTCCGCTCACATTTCTACTCGGTTTCTACGTATCAAACGTCGTGTCGAG ATGGTGGAGACAATTTGAATGTTTATCATGGCCTGAAGATATACTAAGCATGTTGTGTACAGTAATCCATGCAAACGATGAGACAAGTCAACGAAGACGTCACATGATTGCCAGATACATTAATTTGTCCACTGCACTCGCTTG GCGTGATATTTCTAAAAAGATTCGACTTCGATTCCCTAATGTATCGAACTTCGTCGAAGCTGGATTGCTTACAGAAAAGGAGTATGAAGCACTGGAAAACATCAAT GAAGATTGTGAAACAATTCGATGGATGGCTCCGCTTCATTGGGTTCAACAAATCATGCGAAAGGAGGAAGAG GAAAACAAACCAACCACTTCTTTATTCAATAACTTCATGACTGAACTCAAGCTCTATCGACAATCACTGCGAAGATTGTTCTGCTATGATTGGGTCTGCGTCCCACTTGTCTACACACAA gtAGCCGCACTGGCAACGTAcgcattctttttcttcgcgcTATTTGGACGTCAAAATCTTATACCAGAGATGAAAGCCGGGAAGGAAATCGATCTCATG GTAGGACAAGATCTAATGCGTCCGTTCGGTCTGGATGATGACGACATCGAACTGAACTACATCCTAGATCGAAATATTGCCACTTCCTTTGCGATCGTCAACCGTCTTCAACTTATGAATTTGC CAGAACTAGAAGATGATCACTTCTGGAAGCAcaaggaaggaaaaattgaacCGCTACCGCATACTATATACAGCCGAGAACTCGCTGAACATCGCCCCAAATTGCATTCATACGTCAGAGTAGGTGCTTCGGAGGACACGAACTCTCACTCTTTGGCCAGCTGCATCTCAAGTGACAAGGAGAAAAG GCACATCAACTGGTGA
- a CDS encoding hypothetical protein (NECATOR_CHRIV.G13876.T1), with protein MSRWSVGSAPGSVKPVYGARYPPLQHDVPCGSPTKDLAKQSKFQDYENSVSDAWDTRVLVDDALASASAARVLAAHAAGKTREEVIMPRVNPAPTKNGRVQALQRLAIQKDPLPSSVAAAPLNANPIYPKLPEISGDQVRSTVSAAKLSSQEGERDQTRFERLRRLFSVGKSSGRSSPPADIDMEQLRKDCWMGIPHKLRPQAWRLLSGYLPTNYERREVTLASKREQYWHYVEQYFHLRFDDQNNDTFRQIHIDIPRMCPLIPLFQQKLVQEMFERILYIWAIRHPGSGYVQGINDLVTPFFVVFVSEFVPQDVEVGSFDVSQLSREQCELVEADSFWCVSALLDSIHDNYTFAQPGIQRKVLQLRHLMSRVDRPLHMHLESNGIEYLQFSFRWMNNLLMREIPLRATIRLWDTYLSEPNGFSQFHSYVCAAFLRTWSRQLQAERDFQGIMILLQNLPTQCWGDREICELTADAFSLMSVFDGARRHLSSSPDI; from the exons ATGAGTCGATGGTCGGTAGGCTCCGCGCCTGGAAG TGTGAAACCTGTATACGGTGCTCGATATCCTCCATTACAACACGATGTCCCATGTGGAAGTCCTACTAAGGATTTGGCTAAACAGTCGAAATTTCAAGACTACGAAAATAG CGTATCAGATGCTTGGGACACTCGTGTACTCGTCGATGATGCTCTTGCTTCCGCTTCAGCTGCTCGAGTTCTTGCTGCTCATGCAGCTGGAAAGACCAGAGAGGAG GTTATAATGCCTCGTGTAAATCCCGCTCCAACCAAGAATGGTCGTGTTCAAGCATTACAACGACTTGCTATCCAAAAAG ATCCTTTGCCGTCATCTGTTGCCGCTGCTCCGTTAAATGCTAATCCAATTTATCCTAAGTTGCCCGAAATTTCCGGGGATCAAGTCCGTTCGACAGTCTCAGCAGCGAAGCTTTCTTCTCAAG AAGGGGAGCGCGATCAAACGAGATTCGAACGTCTTCGCCGCCTATTTTCTGTGGGAAAATCGAGTGGACGGAGCTCTCCGCCAGCAGACATTGATATGGAACAACTTCGAAAAGATTGCTGGATGGGCATTCCGCACAAGTTGCGGCCTCAGGCGTGGAGATTGCTATCG GGATACCTCCCTACAAACTATGAGCGAAGAGAAGTTACACTGGCTAGCAAAAGGGAACAATATTGGCACTACGTCGAACAATATTTCCACCTTCGATTTGACGATCAGAATAACGATACCTTCCGacag ATTCACATTGACATACCCAGGATGTGTCCACTAATACCGctatttcaacaaaaacttGTGCAAGAG ATGTTCGAGAGAATTCTATACATATGGGCTATACGCCACCCTGGTAGCGGGTATGTTCAAGGAATAAATGACCTTGTCACTccgtttttcgttgttttcgtGTCAGAGTTCGTGCCACAGGATGTAGAA GTCGGGTCATTTGATGTTTCACAACTTTCACGTGAGCAATGTGAGCTTGTAGAAGCAGATTCATTCTGGTGTGTATCTGCGCTGCTTGACTCTATCCACGACAATTATACATTTGCTCAACCAGGGATTCAGAGAAAAGTACTACAGTTGAGACATCTGATGAGCAGAGTTGATC GACCACTTCATATGCATTTGGAGTCGAATGGTATCGAGTATTTGCAGTTTTCCTTCCGGTGGATGAATAATCTCCTCATGAGGGAAATTCCTCTGCGAGCTACAATTCGACTATGGGATACTTACTtg aGTGAACCAAATGGTTTTTCACAATTCCACAGTTATGTATGTGCAGCGTTCCTCCGCACATGGTCGAGGCAGCTGCAAGCGGAACGTGATTTCCAG ggaATAATGATCCTGCTACAAAATTTGCCAACCCAGTGCTGGGGAGATAGAGAAATTTGTGAACTGACGGCCGACGCTTTCTCTTTAATGTCAGTGTTCGATGGAGCAAGGCGTCATCTCTCTAGTTCTCCGGATATATAG
- a CDS encoding hypothetical protein (NECATOR_CHRIV.G13874.T1) encodes MRACDYDTVHDLEHRTLIAYRPSHFSAPIRIQGFPRTEISSSDRSPRLDQLAGGIIERTKWSSTKEIGKILRSTWISVSNAPTVPSAVDMDLPSQFMIEDELRTMGSEQLRRERSLISSDLKSLQDQIGDLAFNNYRTYADAGRTTQHCTDIFTEMKEKLRVVSGQIPELAAELRSFHTCTKDISNELETVRSACQKDGPVWELLSLPAVDDMHIQDFIAKPVINFFWGIADKLVEARSFLLEELFNKFSGPLDLASSIQVVNNVRKMPYLTPTQLRICILQHRDMYLDRQILDITNHPEFAIRAIEIYRDCMYDTLVLYLAVFPENETVRKDLSLDPRWETWPSSAPSAVLGQWTARNITRLLDLVRRADMKNSVDMCTVWSKLMSLAASLGRMGLDFRALVVDSLVKIVLDRFSSDVRTATNSFLNDVKVLSIASGEVSSLTLENEPSLIDKTPQPSAEVSMWDDICVYGNALVEAFNSLRYSPSPMLIQNVVICVRESIRSILMWLCGQSSSAHFSKAVEIFCLHFVPFINRCIRYLFPFSGITRLFGTTITPQLYESFTKLDVNELIASCDGCERIQAVLDVIMKARIVPDLESLNTAEKTPNTSDFLKEASFSDTSMCSPSQQAPSSVHFELDNEGGDDGESTDVKAESETSVTDPNSHGETKPQTEENTLVITTDDVPALVETAPSPTYNIVEEAEAPTTDWEWDQQAAGEEQTLPKSKEKSS; translated from the exons ATGAGAGCATGCGACTACGACACCGTTCACGATTTAGAACACCGAACACTGATAGCGTACAGGCCGAGTCATTTCAGCGCTCCAATTCGCATCCAAGGATTCCCGCGAACCGAAATCTCGTCTTCGGATCGCAGTCCACGTCTTGACCAGCTGGCCGGCGGTATAATAGAG AGAACAAAATGGAGTTCTACAAAAGAGATTGGGAAAATATTGCGATCTACGTGGATTTCGGTCTCGAATG CACCTACTGTTCCGTCAGCTGTTGACATGGATTTGCCATCACAGTTTATGATCGAGGATGAACTGAGGACAATGGGATCAGAACAGCTCA ggcgGGAACGCAGTCTTATTTCAAGTGATCTGAAGTCCTTGCAAGATCAGATAGGTGACTTGGCGTTCAACAATTATCGAACTTACGCAGATGCCGGACGCACAACCCAGCATTGTACCGACATA TTCACTGAGATGAAAGAGAAGCTCCGTGTTGTATCCGGGCAGATTCCTGAACTTGCTGCTGAACTGCGCTCATTCCATACTTGTACGAAAGATATATCCAATGAGCTTGAAACTGTGCGATCTGCATGTCAGAAAGACGGTCCTGTGTGGGAGCTTCTTTCGCTTCCTGCG GTAGATGATATGCATATCCAAGATTTCATTGCAAAACCtgtaataaatttcttttggGGCATCGCCGACAAACTTGTAGAAGCTCGATCTTTTCTATTGGAGGAGttattcaacaaattttcGGGACCTCTTGACCTCGCTTCTTCTATCCAG GTTGTGAACAATGTTCGTAAAATGCCTTACCTCACGCCTACACAGTTACGTATCTGTATTCTGCAGCACAGAGACATGTATTTGGATAGGCAAATTCTAGATATCACG AACCATCCAGAGTTCGCCATTCGAGCTATTGAAATTTATCGAGATTGTATGTATGATACTCTTGTGCTCTATTTAGCTGTTTTCCCCGAAAATGAAACGGTGCGCAAAGAT TTGTCGTTAGACCCCCGCTGGGAAACATGGCCATCGAGTGCACCTTCTGCAGTGCTTGGACAGTGGACTGCGCGAAACATTACTCGTCTGCTGGATCTTGTACGACGAGCAGATATGAA GAACAGCGTTGACATGTGCACTGTTTGGTCAAAGCTCATGTCACTAGCTGCATCACTCGGTCGCATGGGACTAGATTTCCGAGCACTTGTTGTTGATTCGCTTGTGAAGATCGTATTGGATCGATTCAGTTCCGATGTTCGAACGGCTACCAATAG TTTCTTGAATGATGTGAAAGTATTGTCGATAGCCAGTGGAGAAGTTTCATCCCTGACTCTGGAAAATGAACCTTCTCTTATTGATAAAACTCCGCAACCCTCAGCTGAAGTGTCAATGTGGGACGATATTTGTGTCTATGGGAATGCCCTTGTTGAAGCTTTCAATAGTTTGCGTTACTCTCCAAGTCCCATGCTG ATTCAGAATGTGGTTATATGCGTGCGAGAATCCATACGAAGCATACTGATGTGGCTTTGTGGCCAGTCGTCATCTGCTCATTTCAGCAAAGCAGTAGAAATCTTCTGTCTTCACTTTGTACCATTTATAAATCGGTGCATTCGTTACTTGTTCCCTTTCTCTGGAATAACTCGATTATTTGGAACAACAATAACTCCACAACTATAT gagtccttcacaaaactgGACGTCAACGAGCTGATTGCATCTTGTGATGGCTGCGAGCGGATTCAAGCCGTACTTGACGTGATTATGAAAGCACGAATCGTTCCTGATTTGGAATCTCTTAATACTGCCGAAAAAACTCCGAACACGTCAGATTTTCTAAAAGAAGCGTCTTTTTCGGACACTTCCATGTGCTCACCTTCTCAACAAGCTCCCAGTTCTGTTCATTTTGAATTGGACAACGAAGGCGGTGATGACGGCGAATCGACTGATGTGAAAGCAGAATCAGAGACATCAGTTACTGATCCGAATTCTCACGGCGAAACGAAACCACAAACAGAGGAAAATACGCTTGTGATCACAACAGATGATGTACCTGCCCTTGTTGAGACTGCGCCAAGTCCTACTTATAATATCGTTGAAGAAGCTGAAGCTCCGACTACTGATTGGGAATGGGATCAGCAAGCGGCGGGAGAAGAGCAAACGCTTccgaaatcaaaagaaaaatcttcctaa
- a CDS encoding hypothetical protein (NECATOR_CHRIV.G13874.T3), whose translation MGSEQLRRERSLISSDLKSLQDQIGDLAFNNYRTYADAGRTTQHCTDIFTEMKEKLRVVSGQIPELAAELRSFHTCTKDISNELETVRSACQKDGPVWELLSLPARMDVCIRAGYYEAAYSLTNYGMMLQQHSIIKNPLIKVDDMHIQDFIAKPVINFFWGIADKLVEARSFLLEELFNKFSGPLDLASSIQVVNNVRKMPYLTPTQLRICILQHRDMYLDRQILDITNHPEFAIRAIEIYRDCMYDTLVLYLAVFPENETVRKDLSLDPRWETWPSSAPSAVLGQWTARNITRLLDLVRRADMKNSVDMCTVWSKLMSLAASLGRMGLDFRALVVDSLVKIVLDRFSSDVRTATNSFLNDVKVLSIASGEVSSLTLENEPSLIDKTPQPSAEVSMWDDICVYGNALVEAFNSLRYSPSPMLIQNVVICVRESIRSILMWLCGQSSSAHFSKAVEIFCLHFVPFINRCIRYLFPFSGITRLFGTTITPQLYESFTKLDVNELIASCDGCERIQAVLDVIMKARIVPDLESLNTAEKTPNTSDFLKEASFSDTSMCSPSQQAPSSVHFELDNEGGDDGESTDVKAESETSVTDPNSHGETKPQTEENTLVITTDDVPALVETAPSPTYNIVEEAEAPTTDWEWDQQAAGEEQTLPKSKEKSS comes from the exons ATGGGATCAGAACAGCTCA ggcgGGAACGCAGTCTTATTTCAAGTGATCTGAAGTCCTTGCAAGATCAGATAGGTGACTTGGCGTTCAACAATTATCGAACTTACGCAGATGCCGGACGCACAACCCAGCATTGTACCGACATA TTCACTGAGATGAAAGAGAAGCTCCGTGTTGTATCCGGGCAGATTCCTGAACTTGCTGCTGAACTGCGCTCATTCCATACTTGTACGAAAGATATATCCAATGAGCTTGAAACTGTGCGATCTGCATGTCAGAAAGACGGTCCTGTGTGGGAGCTTCTTTCGCTTCCTGCG AGAATGGATGTCTGCATTCGCGCTGGTTATTATGAAGCAGCTTATTCCTTAACTAATTATGGTATGATGCTTCAGCAGCATTCTATAATCAAGAATCCATTGATTAAGGTAGATGATATGCATATCCAAGATTTCATTGCAAAACCtgtaataaatttcttttggGGCATCGCCGACAAACTTGTAGAAGCTCGATCTTTTCTATTGGAGGAGttattcaacaaattttcGGGACCTCTTGACCTCGCTTCTTCTATCCAG GTTGTGAACAATGTTCGTAAAATGCCTTACCTCACGCCTACACAGTTACGTATCTGTATTCTGCAGCACAGAGACATGTATTTGGATAGGCAAATTCTAGATATCACG AACCATCCAGAGTTCGCCATTCGAGCTATTGAAATTTATCGAGATTGTATGTATGATACTCTTGTGCTCTATTTAGCTGTTTTCCCCGAAAATGAAACGGTGCGCAAAGAT TTGTCGTTAGACCCCCGCTGGGAAACATGGCCATCGAGTGCACCTTCTGCAGTGCTTGGACAGTGGACTGCGCGAAACATTACTCGTCTGCTGGATCTTGTACGACGAGCAGATATGAA GAACAGCGTTGACATGTGCACTGTTTGGTCAAAGCTCATGTCACTAGCTGCATCACTCGGTCGCATGGGACTAGATTTCCGAGCACTTGTTGTTGATTCGCTTGTGAAGATCGTATTGGATCGATTCAGTTCCGATGTTCGAACGGCTACCAATAG TTTCTTGAATGATGTGAAAGTATTGTCGATAGCCAGTGGAGAAGTTTCATCCCTGACTCTGGAAAATGAACCTTCTCTTATTGATAAAACTCCGCAACCCTCAGCTGAAGTGTCAATGTGGGACGATATTTGTGTCTATGGGAATGCCCTTGTTGAAGCTTTCAATAGTTTGCGTTACTCTCCAAGTCCCATGCTG ATTCAGAATGTGGTTATATGCGTGCGAGAATCCATACGAAGCATACTGATGTGGCTTTGTGGCCAGTCGTCATCTGCTCATTTCAGCAAAGCAGTAGAAATCTTCTGTCTTCACTTTGTACCATTTATAAATCGGTGCATTCGTTACTTGTTCCCTTTCTCTGGAATAACTCGATTATTTGGAACAACAATAACTCCACAACTATAT gagtccttcacaaaactgGACGTCAACGAGCTGATTGCATCTTGTGATGGCTGCGAGCGGATTCAAGCCGTACTTGACGTGATTATGAAAGCACGAATCGTTCCTGATTTGGAATCTCTTAATACTGCCGAAAAAACTCCGAACACGTCAGATTTTCTAAAAGAAGCGTCTTTTTCGGACACTTCCATGTGCTCACCTTCTCAACAAGCTCCCAGTTCTGTTCATTTTGAATTGGACAACGAAGGCGGTGATGACGGCGAATCGACTGATGTGAAAGCAGAATCAGAGACATCAGTTACTGATCCGAATTCTCACGGCGAAACGAAACCACAAACAGAGGAAAATACGCTTGTGATCACAACAGATGATGTACCTGCCCTTGTTGAGACTGCGCCAAGTCCTACTTATAATATCGTTGAAGAAGCTGAAGCTCCGACTACTGATTGGGAATGGGATCAGCAAGCGGCGGGAGAAGAGCAAACGCTTccgaaatcaaaagaaaaatcttcctaa